In the Salvia splendens isolate huo1 chromosome 16, SspV2, whole genome shotgun sequence genome, AAAAGTAGAAATAGGCAGTGGGACCAtcttgtgcaagattatgcatgtataaatgatgtcgaccatattctccatgaaccacgtgcGAGccgggctttgataatgttgaagcgcgcttggagaaccccgaactccctctccacatccttgcgagcagcctcttgcttctgcgaaAAAGAGTCTGTTTTTCGTTcaccggcctgttgaacgtcttcacgaaggttggccacttcgggtagatgccgtcggaaAGATAGTacccattttatacagccggttgttaacgatgaagttttttttttttttttttttttacccctattagcgatgaagttgatggccgacgctttaccatccaaaacttcggcgaagaggtcagattggttgagcacgttgacgtcatTGTTCGATCCGGGAACCCcgaagtatgcatgccaaatccatagccggtagtcggcaacggcctcaagtataacgaCGGAGTGGGTGCCTTcatggccgctcgtgtatgaccccctccacgccacagggcaattcttccattgccaatgcatgcaatcgacgctgccaagcatcccggggaatccgtgcacttcttcgtgaaggtggagcaaaAACTGACAATCTaccgtgcttggcttccggagaaatttgtcggtgaaggctgcccggacgcctttgcagaagttcatcaagcacattctcttagtgctttctccaatgtggaggtattcgtcgaacaaatccgccGTTTGTTCAGTAGCAAGCTGAATGATTGTTGTAGTACATTTATGCAGAGTCGTGTGGCTAGGACGACCAACgacgtcgaacccttcttgaaagaactcttcctgggctggcaatgtatttgcgatatgcagAAATCTCAGTTTCCGAATGAAGAagcggcgacggaagtaggtctctccccataccgggttatcacataagtagtcgcgtactaaccttgcggcgacttcctcccggttacgatggatgtaagtccgggatcgtcgttggggcggcgcggcttcctccgcctccctacgtcgatcttcttcaagcgattcttccattattcgtcgcatttgctcaaatggatccgtgaatggattaaatttgggagaagaataaaagagatgatttgagatgaaaattggagaggaaatagatgatttgagaagaatagatgtgtgtttgtgtgtgtgaaagatgaatatttatagaataaaaaaattaaaaatttaaaaacagtAATAAgaccgttgaacggtcatattaccgttttttaatttttaatttttttattaaattcgatttgttttaaaaaaattatttattgcgccagcgtgacgaagcccactcgcgggcaggCGAGTGGGCGCCAGCGCGTGCCAGCTGTCTCGGTGAGACGTGCGTCTCGGCGAGATAGGGatgagacgggacgctgcaacgcttCTCGCGTCCGTCttgtctcggagggacgagataagagacacccgcgggacgcgttgcgggtgctcttagatTTTGGTGAGCGAAAACCAGCCACCATACACACGTGCGGAGCTGAATAACCACACGCTTGAACACCCAGATTGCCGCCACGTGTCCGGGGTCCCCGCCATAACCCCATTTCTATCTAACTGCCGTCACTGAATTTAGTCTTccattttccattttccattttccatttcattatttccattaaattttttactaataaaaaatatatcaggTTCGTATAAATATGACTTCTCATTCTCATCAGCTTCACCACAGTAATTAAATCCTAATTTCTTTTGCAGAAGAGCTCTGAGAAAGATTGAatttcatttcacacacacacagaatGCACGCATTTATTAGCGTGATATGATTAATGAAATATAAAATCGATTTTGTGAATCTCCATGGAATAGAAGAGATTCAATGCAGTAAATTGGCGACGAAAGATTTTCTATTCAATTATTACTgtaaagaggagagagagagagagagagagagagagagagagggtgggTGGGTGGTTGATGGGGGTTCTCCTCCTTTTCACGCTTTCTCTATCTAGAACGAGTTCCTTCTCTCTCTAGACTTATATTGTGGTGGATATTTTGCGAGGGAGATAAATGATCGCGTGCGATCAATTAATTTCTCATGCTCTCGTCATTGTGAAATAGCTCTCTAAAAGGGGTGTAATTTTTCGGTATTTTGTATTGGATCTCTGGTTTTGGAGAGATGGGGGCGTGTGTTTCCCGGCCGGAAAATTGCGTCGGATGTAAATCAGGCAGTTCGAGGAAGAAGATGAGCAGGAAGCGCAGAAGGTTTTTGAAGAAAAGGGCGGCATCTAATTACCTTTCCGATCGATCATCGGAAAAGCTTCCATCTCTGCCTTCTGATCGTTCCCCCAATAATTTGCCTTTCAATGgtttcatttctctctctctttctcagtGTGTGTGTTTAATGCATGCTCGTGTTGAGTTATTTTCTGTTGCGAGGTTCAATTAATGAGTGAGGTGGTGAAAGTTTTGATGTTTAGTGATGCTAGAGTGTGAAAATATATCATTGGACGTGTCAAGTGATGGTGTGATTTCTCTTTATTTTGGGATTTTGGTTTGTAGCTGATAATGTAGCTGGCTAAGCCAGGTTTTGGAGATTAGAGCTCAGCAATTTTAGGTATTGCTTTGTTGTAGAAGATAAAGATTACAAGTGGGAATTCCAACATTTAAATAGCTGCTTTTGAGAATCTCTGAACTCGATCAAGATTGATTATTTTGCCATTTGGattgttttttttccttctatGATTTAGTAAAGGAGAAGGAGAATTGGAACTCAGAATGGGTTATGGTGTCTACGACGGTTAAGTTGGGATGTTTTAGCTGGCTAATGAGTGTGTTTAAAGTGTAACTCATGTTCGTATTATAGCAACCGGATACGTGATTATATGTTTAATTTATCAGGTAGATCATTAGGAGCATTATTGATTTTTATTCATGTGAACTCATGCTGTATAATAGGCTTTGGTGACAATCACAGTTTAGTTTGATAAATTTTAGGCAGGTGAAGACATTTATAAGATCAGAACTAAAAAATGAATTCTCGGAGTATACTTGGTCTTCATTGCTGGCATTGACAGGAAGTGGTGAAGAAGCGTGGTTTGATCCTGCTCTTGAATGTGACTGGAGTGATGAAGATTTCCAAAGCATCCCGGATGGTCTGTAGAAGTCTTGCACGTTGCTTTTCTAAATACTCATTCTTGATTGTTGCAAGTAAGGAAGAGTGGTTGTTAACTACTTGTAAGTGAAAATTTGCAGATGTGCCATCTCTAAGCGGTTTGGAAGGACCATCTCCGGCGAGCTTTGCTTCTCCCAGAGATACAAGTCAAGTAAACTGTGATGTGAACGTACAGCACGTTTCGTCTCTTGATCATCACGAGGTGTCGTGTAATAGCAGCTCAGCACGCAATTCTGTCAGCGGAGTATCAAGAAGCTCAGTCCATCCGAGTGCTTCTGACTTGAAACCGAAATCTGGTGAGCTGCAGAGTGGAAACACACCAGTATTCGTTGATGAAATTTCCTCATCGGCTGGGGAAACTGCTGGAGGTGATGACAGTATATTGGACAATTGTGGACTTCTTCCAAATAACTGTTTGCCTTGTTTAGCTTCAACTGTTCACACCGATGAAAAGAAAAGTAGCTCTAGTCCGAGAAAAAAAGCTGCCTTGAAACTACCCTTCAAGTGGAAGGACGGACATCCTGCAGCTACTTTATGTAAGTAGTGATTAAGTATTCGATTTTTGATTAGTACTACAAACTCTTAATCTTACAAATAATCCTAATTAACTTATGGCTTCTTGTCCATGGATGCGTTTCGTTTTCTTTGCAAACTATTTGCTGGctaagattttgaatttagtcCTTATGTCAATCACCtacacacacgcacacatacACCCCCCACATATGTATCCTGATAGAGTTTTTTAATACATTGCAGTTTCTTCAAAGGCGTTACTGCAAAGACCTATTTCTGGTTCCCAAGTGCCATTTTGCCCCTTGGGGAAGAGAGTGCCGGATAGTTGGTCGGATGTCGAGCCAGGGACTTTTAGAGTCAGGGGAGTGAATTATTTTAGGTACGTCTCTAAGCATTTGAGATTAGTGAATTCATATAAAACAATGTAGATATCCTACATCTAGTAAATCTTATTCTTTTGTTTTGGTCTTGGTTTCGTCTGGCAGAGATAAGAAGAAGGATTCGGCTCCCAACTGCGCTGCATATTATCCTTTCGGTCTTGATGTGTTCTTATCTCAGAGGAAAATTCATCACATTGCTAGATTTGTGGAGCTTCCTTCTGTCAATTCTTCTGGGAAACTCCCATCGATGCTCGTTGTAAATGTTCAGGTACTGCATTGTTAAAAGTATTTGTATGCT is a window encoding:
- the LOC121772108 gene encoding uncharacterized protein LOC121772108, translating into MGACVSRPENCVGCKSGSSRKKMSRKRRRFLKKRAASNYLSDRSSEKLPSLPSDRSPNNLPFNGSGEEAWFDPALECDWSDEDFQSIPDDVPSLSGLEGPSPASFASPRDTSQVNCDVNVQHVSSLDHHEVSCNSSSARNSVSGVSRSSVHPSASDLKPKSGELQSGNTPVFVDEISSSAGETAGGDDSILDNCGLLPNNCLPCLASTVHTDEKKSSSSPRKKAALKLPFKWKDGHPAATLFSSKALLQRPISGSQVPFCPLGKRVPDSWSDVEPGTFRVRGVNYFRDKKKDSAPNCAAYYPFGLDVFLSQRKIHHIARFVELPSVNSSGKLPSMLVVNVQIPLYPATFFQGETDGEGINFVLYFKLSESFAKDLPTHFVENVRRLIDDEVEKVKSFRTETSIPFRERLKILGRVANVDDLPLSAAERKLMHAYNEKPVLSRPQHDFYLEANYFEIDLDMHRFSYISRKGFETFLDRLKLCVLDFGLTIQGNKAEEMPEQILCCIRLNEIDYLNYHQLCSEETMD